The genomic DNA gagagacgaagaAAGGTTAAGAAAGAGGTCCAAAGTGGTCTTTAATAGTAGCAGAGGAAGTAATGAGGCCATCAGGCTGACAGGAACCAGATCACATGTATTATttacacaaggacacacacacacacacacacacacacacaaagctgctcCCACAACTCCACAGAGGAGCCGCATTTTGACTACATCAGcatttaatattcatatttctgCCATGCAGAAATAACATTTAGAAGAGTGCCATCTTGTGGTATTCTAACTAAACCAGTGTGATTTAAAAACCCCACCTCAGGTCAATTTCTGTTATGAGGGGATGGGTATACAATCAGGTTTGCCTCTCGACTCTCGAGAGCAGAAAAACCACAAAATCTATATCATagattttctctcttctcttgttttgcattttacatttctgcgAGACTTTTCCTGCACGGAAACTCGACAACTTTTATTGGAAAACTTTCTGACTCCCTCAGATTCATTACTGCGTTTGTCCTCCTCATATTGCTTTCCCATTACCCCCTCGCCATGCctctctcttttgttattgtacAGTATCTATCaatacactaacacacactaagaAAACGAGGCAGCGGAACCTGCTGTATATTGGTTTAGCCAGTGATATTGGTCGCTGAAGAGTAATTTGCACTTCTTTTTGCTCATTAAATGAAGGCACTTAACCCCCAAACAATTCCACGGTGCTTTCTTAGTAGCGAGCGAGAGAAGCAATTAACCCACTTTGGGAAAAAATGTTCCTTTCTAACTAGGTTTAAATACTTTCTTTTATCTCATTCAACGTTTTATCTCCAGCTTCTAGTTCGCTCCTCACCTCCTCATTAGCCTCTCTTAAGATTCACAGTAGGCTCCACTAAGATGTACAAATAGTGAACAAACCATCTCTTTCTTCCTGCAGGATGAAAAGAACCAACTGATGACTACTAATGTTTGGCTCTGGCAGGTAAAAATGAACACTACCGTTTACAAATACTGGATCCTACTTTGTATGGTGCTATTTTCACATGTGTGAATTCTTTAAGTGTGCATATTGTCATTCAAACATTTTGGCCTACTATTTGGATTTTTCtgagtttctttttgtttttattttgtggtattAATCCCTATCTAATCATTCCTGTCACATATTATAAATGTGTCAAGTCATTGTTAATAATTGTTAGTGGAGATTCTAAACACAAATAACACTCATTTGAATACAATGACATAAATGAACATAACCAtaactttttgttgttgttgctgagtTAAATATAAGaccttttaaattaatgaaaaatatctcTAATGTAGGGCATTAACAAAAGAATATGGCAgcatcaaaataaacacacgCTGATCTGTGCAGATAAAGATAAAGGCACGggtgctgtccgtggtgctgaatgGGAATATGGAGTGATGTGTTTCATAGCTGGATGCTCAACTGTAGGCTAAATGTATCAGATTTGGAAAGTGACCATGTATTGTTATTCATTTAAAGGAGTGGATTGATGTGAAGCTGAAGTGGAACCCAGATGACTATGGAGGTATTACCTCCATCAGAGTGCCCTCAGAGACAATATGGCTGCCTGACATCGTCCTGTATGAAAAGTGAGTCAGGTAGCACAGTAGCACATCCTGAGGCACTTCCTGATTAATCTGATGCACATTTGTAAATCAAAGTAATTGTAATTAATTACCTTTTCCTTGTTAATGTCTGCTCCACGTgattcttctcttctctgtgctCGTTCCGTCCCTCTCCAGTGCGGATGGTCGCTTTGAGGGCTCCCTGATGACCAAGGCCATCGTGCGCTGGGATGGCACCATAACATGGACTCCTCCTGCCAGCTACAAGTCCTCCTGCACCATGGACGTCACCTTCTTCCCCTTCGACCGACAGAACTGCTCCATGAAGTTCGGCTCCTGGACTTACGATGGGAACATGGTGGACCTGGTTCTGGTGGATCACTATGTCGACCGCAAAGACTTCTTTGATAACGGCGAGTGGGAGATCCTCAATGCCACGGGAGTGAAGGGAAGCAGGAGGGATGGGGTGTACTGGTACCCGTTTGTCACCTACTCCTTCATCCTCAAGAGATTGCCCTTGTTCTAcaccctcttcctcatcatcccATGCCTCGGTCTCTCCTTTCTGACCGTACTGGTGTTTTATTTGCCATCAGACGAAGGAGAGAAATTGTCACTTTCCACATCTGTGCTGGTGTCACTCACTGTGTTCCTACTGGTCATAGAGGAAATCATCCCCTCATCCTCAAAGGTGGGTGTCCTAAGGGGGTTTACGATGCCGCCTATGTTCACTTTGAAGTGTTTAGTGGCCTGTTCTGTTATCCTAATCGTAATCTTAATTGCAGCATGTCCTAATTAGCACAGATCACACGCAGTCCTCTCAATTACCTGCAGCTTAAACTCCATGTCAACTCAATTAACAGCTATTGACTTCAGACACATCTCCGTCCAGTGCAGCGCTTTATGGAAAATCAGTGCTCAAAAAGACAGTAACTACTGTACATCTAAAAACAATGACTTTTCATTATGCTGTATATTCCACTATTCCATATTCTCTATTGAGGAATATGCAGTGACATTAGCGAAAAACGACTTCCCTGacgatcccctgacttttcatttaaCATCACATGatgggggcagcatggtggtgctgtggttaacactgcaagaaggttccaggttcgaatcctggtttgaacgtggggtctttctgtgtggagtttgcatgttctcccccgtactagtgtgggttctctccgggtactccggcttcctcccacaatccaaaagacatgcacattaggttaactggggactctaaattgcccgagagtgtgagagtgagtggttgtctgtctctatatatgtgaccctgtgattggctggcgaccagtcctggttgtaccctgcctctcgcccgaagtcagctgggattggctccagctccccccgcgaccctgatggataagcacTCACTGAGTTAGAATGCAACCATTCATTGGTGGAAAATTTGCTTACTATATATTCAAGATCACTTTGGTGAATTTTCATTTAGTGACTATACTTTGATATACTTATTCTTATTTAGTGCTAACTGACAATTTTAGCacgctaacacgctaaactaacAATCTAGTACATATTACCtggtaaacatcagcatgttaactaTCATTGTGGGCATGTTATAGTATgataacattagcatttagctcaaagcactgctgtgcctgaaccgctagcatggctgtggactcttagtcttgtttgaataattttgattattttgccACAAAGTAGTGAGAATTTCTAATGTCATGCTTCTGTAACAAACATTAATGCATTTTAAGGGGCTCTTTCAAATGTTGGAAAGGTCTGTCCAGAGCCACAGGAGACAttatgcagctgttttcacatgcTGAGGAGCACCTCTCATCAAGAGCAAACTGAACTAATCAAGTATTCCAAAATCAGAGTGAGCTTTTACACTGATTCAGTAATTATTCGacccaacatcaacatcatcacatctctctgtctccaggtgaTCCCACTGATCGGAGAATACCTGCTCTTCATCATGATCTTCGTTACTTTCTCCATCATCGTCACCGTCTTTGTCATTAACGTCCACCACCGATCCTCTGCTACATACCATCCCATGGCCCCCTGGGTAAAGAGCCTCTTCCTTCAGAGACTGCCCAGACTGCTGTGTATGAGAGGGCACACTGACAGGTAATACAGAAAGAAATGtagttaaaggaacagttcaacatttgggGAAAAGTGTTTATTTGCTTGTTAGAGGAGaagattagcttagcttagcataaagactggagaaagggaaactgctagcctgtTAACTAGCTCAGCAGCTGGTAGGTAGGCCCTCCCGCTACAAtgacagataagcggtatagatgatggatggatggatggatggatcttcTTCTATCTAACTTAGTGTAAatcccaaaatgtcgaactgGTCCTTTAATATCTGCCTGTACGCATGAAagtaaaatgattaaaacagaTAGTGTCCATTATCCTCAGATACCACTTTCCAGATATGGAGATGCGCAGCCCGGAGCTGAAACCCCGCAGAGGAGTGGGGAAGAGGGGGGTTCCTGGCCACAGTGGAGGCCAGCAGAGAGGCCCCCTCGCAGGAAAGGAGGACGAGAACCAAGCCTGGCTGGCCATGCTGGAGAAAGCCACAAGTTCAGTTCGCTACATCAGCCGTCACATCAAAAAGGAGCACTTCATACGAGAGGTGTGTGCAGGCAGGAGGGAGGGCGTGGGATGAaagtgtttgcatgcatgtcgCATTAAATTCTCTTTGAATTTTTTATACTGTTCGAGCTTCTTGCCTGTTAAAACTCTCCTCCCGGAGTTCAGTCTCATTTGCTCTATGACTGCTTAATATGATACAaagttgtggttgttgtgtccTGAATGGAGGATGTTTTCACCGTGAAAACGGTGCTCGAGGCTGGCTGACACAGATTCACACCTGTGgacctttctttttctctctcgctctgtctgtccctctctctgtgcctcaATCAGGTCGTTCAAGACTGGAAGTTCGTGGCTCAGGTGTTGGACAGGATTTTCCTGTGGGCCTTCCTCACAGTGTCAATACTGGGAACTGTCCTAATCTTCACCCCTGCTCTGCAGATGTACCTCAGCACACCTTGATGACAACACTCACACAAGCTCACGAGTACTCTCCATCAGCTCATTCTTATTTTCCAGTTTGTTTTTGactatgttttatttataaagcccAATAAAACATTCACACTGCATATTTCTGTTCTAGATACAAGCTCGAGCTACAAACTTTTACCTCCCTACAGTAAGGTCTGCACCCTATAATGACTACTGGAACAGTGTAATGTTTTAGATGCAACTTTATTTCATTGTAAGGTGCATGCACAGGAGTGCGAATGAATGAAAGCAATAAGCAGGTTATTGTAGCTTGTATGGTTTGTATAGCCATGTTTGTATAACTGTAACAATGTAATTATACATCCAGCAACACGCATAGTATCACTCCATCAACAATGAGTTTTGTGTGTCATATGCAACATGTTGTCTACTGTAAgtgatgtaatgatgatgataattaaaatgaatctgATGTACAAAATCTATTTTCCAGCTCTGTGACAGTAACTTGCAACCAGGAAAGTGGGCGACCACCACTGATGACAGCAGCTCTACAACACGgcactttgtttgtgttcatttggttaactgcaaatttgcaaaaagataatgaacagaaaatgaaataatacagACCTTAAGGTGGCACCTGCATTATCATATAATCTTGTGGTCCCATTTTGTAGAGGGTTGTGCTTAGAGGGTTCATATTTTAATAAACTTTATAACTTTGCAACAAACTAGTTGCTAATTACTAAGTAATACAGGCACAATGCAAAGAGAGTGGGAGAAACAGGGCTCAATGTTGGCCCACAATTTATTTTTGCTCGCAGGGCACCCAAGAGGGTTTAGCTGGCCCCGTTAGTGTCCGAGAGCCGTGAAGTAGAGTACGGACTAGAGCGGACCATAAGGGGCACGGTGGACCAGTTAGGTTGTGTTTTCGGTTGTAATGACACAGTATCACCACTAAAGGGCAGCAAACACCTTGCTTTACAAAAATAATGAGGCGCTAAAAGCTGTTTCAAATCCAGTACTTGGccacagaaaaatgaaattcaCAAGATACTGACACATTACTTATGGCATTTTGTGGCCGTGCTCCAACACTATTGATGTATCTTCATTCACAGCATCAACCCACAAGCTGCAAGGGAGAAGTTTGTCTGAGCAAATATTGTGTAGCGGTGAGGAATTGTAGGTCATATCCACAGCATTATACTGTCACCCCATTCTAATCATTTCTACTCAAGTCTCACCAAGGTGTCTGCTGTGCCAAAGGGCAGATCACAAACAGTCATTACAGGAGGGAACGGTGGCTCATTCATTCCAGTCACTGTTAGCAGCTGTAAGGCTCTTGTTTAGCCTTCAGGCCTTTTGTCGCCCACCAAATATTGCTACAAGTCAAGTGGTAGCCCCCAGTGATATCGTTTGTGCTTTGGCCTAGTTTTAGGGAGACAGGAGTTTGTTCTCTGACTTATTAAAAATGGCTGGCGTGCTCAAGTGAAAGTCTCTCCCCTGTTTCCCCTGCACTTGAAGAGTCTGACCTCAGCCCACTCTTCAATTATTCACAGCTACAGATCTGACTCAggcagacaggtgtgtgtgtgcgtgtgagtgtgagtgtgtgtttgtgagggcAGAGGTATGTCACTGTTTGGGTGAGGCAGAACTAGAGTGCATGAgaagggcagtgtgtgtgtgtgtgtgtgtgtgtgtgtgtgtgtgtgtgtgtgtgtgtgtgagagagagacagagtgacaggGTTGGGTGTGAACCCCTCAGGACTCCATATAAATAAACAAGACTTCAAGTCTTTGGACAGAGAAAAAATTGTGATGCTGTTGCAAGACACTCAAAATATTTTGAGTTACTCCTTTTGAGTAACTCCtcttttcaacaaaaacatatttcatgtaCTTTCATTCTCTAGCTCACTGgaaaattcattatttaaaacaacTGAATTGTATGAAAAAGAACATTGGTTGTTTTAGCAAAACATTAAAAGAGCAAAAAACTGTGAACCATAAGCCACAACCAAAACCTTATCTTAATATAACACAGTCATATAACACAGAAGTCAATGATGGTGCTAAACCAAAAGTCAGGGGAACGCTAAAGTTCTTACAATTCATCCACCATGGCAATCCATGCAAGTGTGGAGAGCTGTAGAGACATCACTTAAAATATAAACATCAAGGTGTAACTTCAGGAAAAATCAGGGGATCCCCAAAATCAGTAGGATTTATCAcatggggaccatgaatgtctgcccCAGCAATCCATCTATTTGTGGTGGAGACAATTCATTAAAGTGGTGAACTGTCAGGCAGAGTGACATTGCTGCTCCTAGAGCCATGCCGCTAGAGTGACAAGAAGTGTTTATCAGATGTAATAACATACATTTGGGGTCATGAGCCAGTAATACCCTTTATGGAGTCTACATATACTATTTCTATATTCATAGAGATCGTGACTGAGTTGTAGTATTTCTAGAGAGCCACGGGGCAATTTGATCCATCTCAGTGAACATTCTTTACTGAGCTCAATCCTATACAGTATGAATCCAGCCTGACCTGCATTTATGTGTCAGTTATTGCAATGTAAAGTCATGGCATTGCTTGAAATACAAATGAAAGCGCATGCTGAACAACAGAGAGTGTGCAGTTTTTGCCTTTGTTTAGTATTGACTTGAAAAGTgcacactttgttttctgtgacacTAATGTACAGCTCGAGTAGCAATGAACAAGACAAGATTGAAAAGGTGATCATTGGGGGCACTCTGGGGAATTTCCTGGTATATAGAAAGACTCAATTTTCTGCTTCCCATCTGTTACCACCGCTGTGAATTGAAGCTCATCTGGATGGAAaggctgaaacacacattttccacaaGGTCAGTTTCACTTACATTCTTAATGATGCAACTCCAGGTTATACATCATGGCGAAATTATAAGGAAGGGTCCTGGCTCTGTGGTTGCAAGCAAGTAGGGGAGGGAGCCGATCATGCATCTGATTAGCTGCTAGGGAGCAAAGCAATAACACGACTGTGTCTCACCGGTGTTACTCCTTATAACGTCACacataaaaactgtgtgtgctCGTGTTTGTGTGCCTTGTCACTTTCTAACTTTCTGCATGACTCAGCCTGCCGGTAGCACTATAGCGTTGTGAAAAGGTTGTTGCAGGTGctgcaaaacatgttttgttCCTCACCTCAGCTCGCCTAAAAGTGTGATCCAGCCTTTCAAAGTCTGATTTGAACATAACCTTTAACTTTTATGTCATCTGCTTTGAAAAGTTGGTTAGcttggctttttaaaaaacttttcttttgtttcacttAGATAAGAGAAATCGATATGAAGGAATGGATAGAGAAGCCAAAGAGGTAAACAAAGCTGCTTTGGATTAGTTAGTAGCTCTTGTGCTGCTGTGAAAGATATACCGACATTGTTGTAGGGGTTATGAATTTTAAAACAAGGCTACACTGCATGTGCtcctgtgtaaaaaaaaaaaagtatgtatgGTAGATATGgtaaagatttttaaaaaatggcaattattgtagagttggtggagaccaaaacagagctaaaaagacaacaaatattggacttacagtacatttgttgttttgccAGTTGTTTGGTAAAAGcactgacatatcatcacctCACATGTTGCAACCTTGTCATCAAGCACTCACTTATTTCTTCGACAGACAAAAAGCAACATTATTGTTCATTTGAAGTCTTATTTAACTCTGGTCTTTGGCCTCCAACAGGAGGACTGAAAggactgtctgctgtttggctCTGAGAGGGTAGCGTACAGTGGgcttttagagctttttcaaaGTAGCTGGCCGCTACTgcagaaaatcaatcaatcaatttttatatataggtatagcgccaattcataacagtgttatctcaaggcgctttccataaagaggaggtctagaccaaactctagACCAAAAGAAACCTCGAACATGACACCATGAGAGCGgggagagtgaaccaaaacagtaaaagctGAAGCTAAACAACAAGCTGAAACTATAAAGCTCCGTAAAGCCGAGacagctgcagattcaggtgataatcCCCAgtaggttcatcactatgagcgacctctttcacattgtcaccttgtcatttgcttttaaaatgttctttggCAGTAgctgcatgtacagtacattgcGATTCAACACTGTGAAGTATGCTGTCACATATGGAATTGCATAAGCCTCAATATAAATCACATGTCCGGCCTTATGCTTGATGATCATGCTTGAGATGCTGTTTATATGTTTATGATATTTATGGTATGGGCTTGGGGCTACTATGCTATTCAGTATGGTAATGTGTTGTGTGGGGTAAGAGGAAAGGGGTCTCTTTCACTTGGACTAAAAGCGACAGCACACATATACTGGACAGTAAATaaacaggtgcacacacacagaaaaaaaaacacattaaaacacacagcccacactctcacacatacacacacacacacacacacagtaccaaCTCCAATCCCCGTGGGCTCAGCCAAAAGGGCATTCATTTAATGTGAGCTGATGGCAGTCTACATACATGTACAACACTGTGTCCAGACTGAagccagagggagacagaatGGCAAGGAGGGGAGGCGGGGGAGGTTTAAACACTGAGGCTGAAGCGAATGCGAGAGGGAAGAGTGATAGATGGTGAGAGCTGGAGAAGCGCTGCGGGCGCTCTCGTAATGGTCTGAGGACATCACTGCATCAGATGCTCACAGACAGAACTACAAGGGTACAGAACAAGCAAGTGGAAGAAAGGAAACagaggggggaaagagagatgggaagctgatgagagggaggaagagagaggacagagaggaagatcaACAGGGAACGAGTGGGTTTGGCAGATGGGTAGAGGgtaaaaggaaagagaaaactaCTACTGCTACGAGCGATTGAATGAGTAAGACGAGGacagaagggaggagagaagagcacTGAGAAGATGACACGGAGTAGACATGGGTGGCATGTATGATTAAGCCCAATGATCAGGAAACAGATCATCTGTGCATCACACCAACCAACAACTTGAAGCATCTCCATTCAGCCTAAtgaggctgcacacacactaacacacacacagagtaacattCCATCTCTTGTCATGGCGGTGTAAGGTGTGCTGCCTGTGAGCCCTGAAGAGGTTTTCCTTCCCGCTgacagcaccacagtgaagcCCAGGCTGTCTCATTAGAGCTAATTATGTGATGCAATATGCTTTAACAACTGGCCACACGCAGCAAAATTCACCACATTTGGACGGCTGGCCTGCTGATTAAAGATGCATTCAGTGGCGCATGCAAACATGAAATTATTAATCTAACCTAATTCATCACCTgcaccactgcagcacagagatgCTTGGTACTCAAAATGGCAACATACAATGGCCTTATGTTGAAGCGTGCAGTATACCAGCTGATACTTGCAGGCCTGAGcagtttaaaatcaaaaattaaACTTCTAATTGCTTAAAAGTGACCAGGACATTTAACTAGGAAGAAGTAGTGTTTGCATCAGATTAGAAAGTAAGCGATTTGCACATTTCGAAGGCTAATTCCCCAGTTTAAGAAGGGAAACAACACTGTTaccacataaaataaaataataatgtgtagATGGGTTGGGATCACTGCCAACTAATCAATGTGCTGAGATCAAATTATAGTGAATCATCGTTTTTCCTACCATGAACAGTGTACAAACGGCAGCTTGGCCAGAGAACCACTTGCCTATGCTGAGTGCACAGttctcattgaaatgaatggggCTCCGTGTACCTCACCTTCCCTTTTCTCCCCTTCCAAACTGTCCTTACTGCGCATAAATACTTGAAACTCTTTCTCCTGCCCTGCGTGTCTACTTTACACAATCATTGTATGGGTGTGTTATACATTCTTTTTGATTTCAAAGCAATAAAAGATTCCAACACCAACCTTCAGACGAGTATCTACGAGACAGTGAGGAGGGAGATGATGTGGGAACAGTATGGGAGGATGAGGCAAGAGCACAGtggaaggaaggagggggaggagggggaggagggggggaaaagTGACTGACACTACTTGGAAAAGAGGACAAGGTTCACTTCTGAGCTGATTTTTCTGCATCTTATGCACTAATCCTTCCCACCTTTAGGAAAAGGGCACCACGATCAGCCAGTGATGGATGATCACTGATTTGGGGCTGAAGGGGAGATCATGTTCACCGCCACCAACATCCTACACTACTGAGGATGCGCTGagtgacatttttattgaaCATTTTCATGAGCAAAAAAAGTTTTCGAAAGtttgggagggagggagggagggagaggaggggtcTTGCCGCCCTCTCTAAGAGATCCCTGCGTCAAGATGCGTGCGTGTCCATCTTTTCCTTTAGTCATCACCCATAAAGCAGGTGAGGATGAGCCCGGAGTGACTGGAGGGGACAAACCTTGCGCAGGAGCAGCCAGCGGACAGGTGGCTGTCATCATCACCGCGCACGCAGGAAACACGCAAAGGACAAGATCGAGATGTTTGATATAAAAATCTgagccagagagggagagggagagagagggagagagaggagagcgggATCCAAAGTGACTTTTGACGCGACTGGCGGCGAAAACACAGGGAGACAAACATCGGGTGTCTATccagcgacagagagagagagaaagagagagagagagagagagggagagagagaaggggagagagagagagagagcggcacTAGCAGTCTGACAAAGCTGCACTCCCTCGAAGTTTGACATCCCCAGCGGGCTACAGAGGGAGTTCTGCTCCGCCGCTGCCATGGAGCCTCGGAAGTGTCCTGGATCTGTATTGATAGGAGTTTACCTGTGGGCGACATTCTTCTGTCAAGGTGGGTCACTGATGGAgccctctgtctgtttcctgtcagtcaaAAAGAGGCAGGGACCTAAAGAGCAAAATGCATAtgatcactttttttcttttagattttgctttttttttttgacattctGGGCATCATTTCCATCAACATTTGTCAGGAGGGGGAGAGCTGCAGTGAAGACATACTTCGGCTTGGTTCGGCTGCTCACTGCACATCTGGCGTGGCAGGAGCATCTGTATCCACTGCTGTCAAATGCATGTTGTCCCCTGCGATAGATCCAGAGAGGAAATTCAAAGGAGGGCACAAAGCGACCTTAGCACTTTCACTGTGCGTTATGTGTATGGATTATGCGTAAAAGGTTCCTGAATTCCTCAAGCCCCCCATAGTTTGGTAAACTGCTGTATTTGCCAGCTTGCAGCGGGTGGGtcggggggggggtggggtggggggtttgTGTGTCCATGCGCGCACACGAGTGAGCTTTCTTTAATAGTCCAGCAACATCTGGCTCTGAGTAAGGAGGGCATCCTGGCGATGATGCACGAAGCCCATTGGGGCCGCTCATCCCTTCTCTGTAATCTGCAGCTAAAGGATTGTGAAATGCGTGACTACAGTGGACCACATCTAGAGGACCCTCAGAGGAGGTTAAACCTCTCATGTGTATGAATCCCTGACTTATATTCTTGACTCATTCTGAGCACGGATGTGTTTTTACAACGTCCATGTTTTTTAATGTAGGCTCTGCATGCGCACAGGTGAGGGAAAGATTTGGGGGCTCCTCACTGTCTGCGTGTGCTCGCCCAACAGGTTGAAGAATGAATGACATACCGACTGGACGCTAGCATTAGGTTAAAGAGATCTTTACCTTCAAGTAACTAACTTGCAAACACAAAAGCAAGTAAACAGATGATGTGCACGACCATGCAGGTGTGATGGCGACAGCATGGCGATGATTTCAAGAGCACAAGTGAAGTCAGATGTTCATCATAAGATCCCTAATCACCATTTGTTAAAGAACCTTCTAGGAAGAAATAGCAAGCAGATTTCTACCTCTTTTATCCTTCAGTGGAGTAAAGGCTGCCCTTTTTTGAGAAGTGTTGTGGTGTCCCACTGCCGGTCACAATTTCAGCATCACAAGCACAAGGTGACATATTCCTCGATGTTCACATAATTAGGCGCTCGTATTATTGTGTCCAACGTCACTCCAGTTATTTTCTGTGTCAAATGTAATCTGAACACAGTCTTGTCATTGTTAATTCATCAACAGGTGATTACCTGAATCTGTAATCGTCACAAATGTTTTCAACAGTGGCTGCTTACTCTGAAACAAACGTGGACACACTGGACCATGACCCTCTCACTGTACTGTGCACTCTAGTGCGGGAAAGATGAGCTTcaaaaaatgttgttaaatgtgTGACCCAGTTTCAAACATGTACTCACCTGCATTGGTTCATGCCATCCTGCATTTAAATATGagcaaagtcttttttttttgcaactgcAGTCGATAATGAATGAACCCTTGTTAAATATGATATCAGCTCAAAAGACATTATTTTATACAATCGAATGTGAATGGAAAGTAAACCAGAGTTAAACTATTCATGGGTCTGCTGTCAGGGTGACTCAGACAAAAGTT from Pempheris klunzingeri isolate RE-2024b chromosome 3, fPemKlu1.hap1, whole genome shotgun sequence includes the following:
- the chrnb3a gene encoding neuronal acetylcholine receptor subunit beta-3a; translated protein: MKFAAAVVWFSLALGKATMQAQEDFVSLAEMEDSLLTNLFRGYQKWVRPVQHANDTITVRFGLKISQLVDVDEKNQLMTTNVWLWQEWIDVKLKWNPDDYGGITSIRVPSETIWLPDIVLYENADGRFEGSLMTKAIVRWDGTITWTPPASYKSSCTMDVTFFPFDRQNCSMKFGSWTYDGNMVDLVLVDHYVDRKDFFDNGEWEILNATGVKGSRRDGVYWYPFVTYSFILKRLPLFYTLFLIIPCLGLSFLTVLVFYLPSDEGEKLSLSTSVLVSLTVFLLVIEEIIPSSSKVIPLIGEYLLFIMIFVTFSIIVTVFVINVHHRSSATYHPMAPWVKSLFLQRLPRLLCMRGHTDRYHFPDMEMRSPELKPRRGVGKRGVPGHSGGQQRGPLAGKEDENQAWLAMLEKATSSVRYISRHIKKEHFIREVVQDWKFVAQVLDRIFLWAFLTVSILGTVLIFTPALQMYLSTP